The following are encoded in a window of Bacillota bacterium genomic DNA:
- a CDS encoding thiamine pyrophosphate-dependent dehydrogenase E1 component subunit alpha, with protein sequence MSRDGPRIPGGREPLTGGSKLPDRDILIRVYTTMVRIRAFEEKVEELFLAGKIPGFVHLYIGEEAVASGVCASLERSDYIVSTHRGHGHCIAKGASPRRMMAEILGKSTGYCKGKGGSMHIADFSVGMLGANGVVGGGFNIAVGAALSAKMRRTNQVAVCFFGDGASNRGTFHEALNMASVFHLPCVFVCEHNQYASTTPATYSLSVRDVADRAVGYGIPGVTVDGNDVLAVYEAAREAIDRARRGGGPTLLEAKTYRIKGHFVGDPEKYRDRSEVEEWKARCPILRFEDRLRAQGVLTEGEMEAIRAAAREEILEAVSFAEESPYPDPDDAFSDLYVLDTQGEGCGR encoded by the coding sequence ATGAGCCGGGATGGACCGCGCATTCCCGGCGGACGAGAGCCGCTGACGGGAGGGAGCAAGTTGCCAGACCGCGACATTCTTATCCGGGTTTATACGACGATGGTGAGGATCAGGGCATTTGAGGAAAAGGTGGAGGAGCTTTTTCTTGCTGGGAAGATTCCTGGGTTCGTCCATTTGTACATCGGTGAGGAAGCGGTTGCCTCGGGCGTATGTGCCTCGCTTGAGCGCTCGGATTACATCGTGAGCACGCACAGGGGCCACGGGCACTGCATCGCGAAAGGCGCCAGCCCGCGGCGGATGATGGCGGAGATCCTGGGCAAGAGCACCGGCTATTGCAAGGGCAAGGGCGGAAGCATGCACATCGCCGACTTCTCCGTGGGGATGCTCGGTGCCAACGGCGTCGTGGGAGGAGGGTTCAACATCGCAGTCGGCGCTGCGCTTTCCGCGAAGATGAGGCGCACCAATCAGGTCGCGGTGTGCTTCTTCGGTGACGGCGCCTCGAACCGCGGCACGTTTCATGAAGCTCTCAACATGGCGAGCGTCTTCCATCTTCCGTGTGTCTTCGTCTGCGAGCATAACCAATACGCGTCGACGACGCCGGCGACGTATTCCCTGTCCGTGCGGGACGTGGCCGACCGCGCCGTCGGCTACGGGATCCCTGGCGTCACGGTTGATGGAAACGACGTGCTCGCGGTGTACGAGGCCGCGCGCGAGGCCATAGACCGCGCGCGGCGGGGAGGCGGTCCCACGCTCTTGGAAGCGAAAACCTACCGAATCAAGGGACACTTCGTCGGGGATCCAGAGAAATACCGCGACCGCTCCGAAGTCGAGGAGTGGAAGGCGAGGTGCCCGATCCTGCGCTTTGAGGACCGGCTGAGGGCTCAGGGCGTGCTCACCGAAGGTGAGATGGAGGCCATTAGAGCCGCTGCGCGCGAGGAGATCCTCGAGGCCGTGAGCTTCGCAGAGGAGAGCCCCTACCCTGACCCCGATGATGCGTTCTCTGACTTGTATGTGTTGGACACACAAGGGGAGGGGTGCGGGAGATGA
- a CDS encoding PspC domain-containing protein gives MARRLYRSKSECVIGGVAGGIAEYFDIDPTIVRILWVLFALADGIGILAYIIAWIVIPANPQAEPSERFEKTEGIRQEVIDKAKEVEARLKGETPPPAAAPVERAAAEGSRARRDMSGAKVLGIALVCVGGLLLARNFCPWFDFGALWPVVLIIAGAILLATGLGGRGR, from the coding sequence GTGGCGAGACGGCTGTATCGCTCGAAGAGCGAGTGCGTGATCGGCGGCGTTGCAGGAGGGATCGCTGAGTATTTCGACATCGATCCGACGATAGTACGGATACTCTGGGTGCTGTTTGCACTAGCCGACGGCATAGGGATCCTGGCGTACATCATTGCGTGGATCGTGATCCCAGCGAATCCGCAGGCGGAACCGAGCGAGAGGTTCGAGAAGACCGAGGGTATCCGTCAAGAAGTGATAGACAAAGCCAAAGAGGTCGAGGCGAGACTCAAAGGGGAGACGCCTCCCCCTGCCGCTGCCCCGGTGGAACGGGCGGCCGCTGAAGGAAGCCGGGCGCGCCGTGACATGAGCGGTGCAAAGGTGCTGGGCATCGCGCTCGTATGCGTGGGCGGGCTGCTGCTTGCGCGCAATTTCTGTCCGTGGTTCGACTTCGGCGCGCTGTGGCCGGTCGTGCTCATCATCGCAGGCGCGATCCTGCTCGCAACCGGGCTCGGAGGGCGAGGGAGGTAG
- a CDS encoding dihydroorotase family protein, with translation MTHADLVIKGGKIALLDGSLVDADIAISGETISGLGTGFEADETIDARGLVVLPGVVDGHVHMMDPGYTSREDFITGTTAAAYGGTTTVIEHHRTNPQVFDWKELERKRQYLEGRSLVDFALKGGISRDNLKELRQMWDHGITAFKMFTCHLHNADAIHVGLQQFVFAEVAAMNGTVLIHAEDDAIVSANEEALKAAGRKDYMTHYEARSELAETLAIQQALLMAERTGARVVFAHVSTPENLSIIRQARARGVKAYAETCPHYFYLSTETLRAKGPWVKFAPPVKPPGTQERMWDAMARGLVDIISSDHCPFEKENKEKGLDDMWAGAMGIPGVETSLRLMLTGVFEGKIHMGTLISCMSTNPARLYGLYPRKGSLAVGSDADLVLVDMNASETLANEDVKSKCGWTPYEGTVVHGIPLTTIVRGKVVVRDREVIGKPGFGRFVPRGSRWGTIV, from the coding sequence ATGACCCATGCTGACCTGGTCATTAAAGGTGGAAAGATCGCGTTGCTCGACGGCTCGCTGGTTGACGCAGACATCGCCATCTCTGGAGAGACCATATCAGGCCTTGGGACAGGCTTTGAAGCAGACGAGACCATCGATGCCAGGGGCCTTGTGGTCTTGCCCGGTGTGGTCGACGGTCACGTGCACATGATGGACCCGGGTTACACGTCCCGAGAGGACTTCATCACCGGGACCACCGCAGCGGCCTACGGCGGCACCACAACTGTGATCGAGCATCATCGGACCAATCCCCAAGTCTTCGACTGGAAAGAGCTCGAACGCAAGCGACAGTACCTCGAGGGCAGAAGCCTGGTGGATTTCGCACTGAAGGGCGGGATCTCGCGGGACAACCTCAAAGAACTGAGGCAGATGTGGGATCACGGAATCACGGCGTTCAAGATGTTCACGTGCCATCTTCACAATGCAGATGCGATTCATGTGGGACTGCAGCAGTTTGTCTTCGCCGAAGTCGCGGCCATGAATGGAACCGTGCTGATCCATGCCGAGGACGACGCAATCGTCTCTGCCAATGAAGAGGCTCTGAAGGCTGCGGGTCGCAAGGACTACATGACCCACTACGAAGCCAGGAGCGAGCTTGCCGAGACGCTCGCCATCCAGCAGGCCTTGCTCATGGCGGAAAGGACGGGCGCTCGGGTGGTGTTCGCTCACGTGAGCACGCCGGAGAACCTGTCGATCATCAGGCAGGCCAGAGCGAGGGGCGTGAAAGCGTACGCTGAGACGTGTCCGCATTACTTCTATCTGAGCACTGAGACTCTTCGGGCCAAGGGACCGTGGGTGAAGTTCGCTCCACCCGTGAAGCCGCCGGGGACCCAGGAGCGAATGTGGGATGCCATGGCACGCGGGCTCGTGGACATCATCTCTTCGGACCATTGTCCTTTTGAAAAAGAGAACAAGGAAAAGGGCCTCGATGACATGTGGGCGGGCGCGATGGGCATTCCCGGGGTGGAGACATCCTTGAGACTCATGCTGACCGGAGTGTTCGAAGGCAAGATCCACATGGGAACACTCATCTCGTGCATGAGCACGAATCCTGCACGCCTGTACGGGCTCTATCCGAGAAAAGGCAGCCTTGCTGTGGGCTCTGACGCTGACCTCGTGCTTGTAGACATGAATGCCTCGGAGACCCTCGCAAATGAGGACGTGAAATCGAAGTGCGGATGGACTCCGTACGAGGGCACTGTTGTACATGGAATCCCGCTTACCACGATAGTCAGGGGCAAGGTCGTAGTTCGGGATCGCGAGGTCATAGGCAAACCCGGCTTCGGCCGGTTTGTGCCACGCGGCAGCAGGTGGGGCACCATTGTGTGA
- a CDS encoding DctP family TRAP transporter solute-binding subunit has translation MLTLLTLVTSGAALGAAKLKAEYKLTTNVANETAWGRGAVKFAELAKEYTGGAVNIKVYPNAVLVGGDQMRQAEMVQSGAIDFMLNSTINISPMIGEFNVFALPFLFPSYEAVDAAVNSPASEKLFKVLEKYNMVGLGWGENGFRELTNNVRPITTPDDLKGLKIRVTVPIYVDIMRALGANPIAMNWGEVFTSLQQRVIDGQENPVVGIIIPTKIYEVQKYLTNWHYSYDALVLAVNKNVWESFPADIQQQLRRAATDAMKWQVDISRQGLKEGNDFLRSKGMVVTDLTPQQLAAFREKTKSVYDKWAEKVGPDIVKAFEDAIAGVK, from the coding sequence ATGCTGACCCTTTTGACGCTCGTCACAAGCGGGGCTGCGCTCGGGGCTGCGAAGCTGAAGGCCGAGTACAAGCTCACCACAAACGTGGCCAACGAGACTGCGTGGGGCAGGGGGGCCGTAAAGTTCGCCGAGCTCGCCAAGGAGTATACCGGCGGTGCCGTCAACATCAAGGTGTACCCCAATGCCGTCCTGGTGGGCGGCGACCAGATGCGCCAGGCGGAGATGGTGCAGAGCGGCGCCATCGATTTCATGCTCAACTCGACCATCAACATCTCGCCCATGATTGGTGAATTCAACGTGTTCGCGCTTCCGTTCCTTTTCCCGAGCTACGAAGCGGTGGACGCGGCGGTCAACTCACCAGCTAGCGAAAAGCTGTTCAAGGTCCTGGAGAAGTACAACATGGTCGGCCTGGGGTGGGGCGAGAACGGCTTCCGCGAGCTCACCAACAACGTGCGGCCCATTACCACGCCGGATGACCTGAAAGGGCTCAAGATCAGGGTAACCGTTCCCATATACGTCGATATTATGCGCGCCCTCGGGGCGAACCCGATCGCCATGAACTGGGGGGAGGTCTTCACTTCCCTGCAGCAACGGGTCATCGACGGGCAGGAAAACCCCGTGGTCGGGATCATCATTCCCACGAAGATCTACGAGGTTCAGAAGTACCTCACCAACTGGCACTACTCTTATGACGCACTCGTCCTAGCAGTGAACAAGAACGTCTGGGAGAGCTTCCCCGCGGACATTCAGCAGCAGCTTCGCAGGGCGGCTACTGACGCCATGAAGTGGCAGGTTGACATAAGCAGGCAAGGCCTCAAGGAAGGCAACGACTTCCTAAGGTCCAAGGGGATGGTCGTGACCGACCTCACTCCGCAGCAGCTCGCAGCCTTCCGTGAGAAGACCAAGTCTGTCTATGACAAGTGGGCTGAGAAGGTCGGCCCTGATATTGTGAAAGCGTTCGAGGATGCGATCGCAGGAGTGAAGTGA
- a CDS encoding sigma 54-interacting transcriptional regulator has translation MSALELRPDEQRVERELDAHWFGPARAESSGGAPDLITASWERCRALGVDPEGGISTVILPPDELEKRRTASSRLLRVAEPLMSSLYEVVAGSGHVIVLVDSDGYVLSATGDPSVLESARAVNFVPGVRWTERLVGTTAIGIALASGRPAQVAGEEHFCRAHRAWTCSAAPIRDPAGGVLGALNVSGLGTRPHRHTLGMVVATARAIENQLGVEKALADLALASKYQAAIVEHISDGLLTVDAEGRVTYMNSAGGRILGVDHKAVVGQHVSDIVDFRPVILNVIKTGEGYIDREFVVNSKRGALHFIKSAVPIRDEHGRLTGVVDVFREIRRVRRLVHYMVGAFANFTFDDIIGDAPAMREAKRLAETAAKTSSNVLILGESGTGKEMFAQAIHNASAVKDGPFVAINCAAIPRELVESELFGYEKGAFTGARASGHPGKFELASGGTILLDEIGEMSLDVQAKLLRVLQERRITRVGGDVVLPVDARVVAASNRDLAHDVAEGNFRQDLYYRLNVFTITVPPLRERKSDIPILVRHFLEKVGRKLGKESVKVTPQAMNILVGHDWPGNVRELENVVERTLAVISGDTLDVEHLPGYLRERHGAPQGAPDQASATAALEVWSLAEAERRAVEAALAAYGGNVSRAAKALGISRNTLYCKMRKFGISTGDLPGAIGGEATGVVI, from the coding sequence ATGTCGGCACTCGAATTGCGCCCTGACGAGCAGCGCGTGGAACGGGAATTGGACGCCCACTGGTTCGGACCGGCGCGGGCCGAATCCTCCGGCGGCGCACCAGACTTGATCACTGCCTCCTGGGAACGTTGCCGGGCGCTCGGCGTTGATCCCGAAGGGGGCATAAGCACCGTCATACTTCCGCCGGACGAGCTCGAGAAGAGAAGGACTGCGAGTTCGCGGCTTCTCAGGGTAGCCGAGCCTCTCATGTCCAGCCTCTATGAGGTCGTTGCGGGCTCGGGCCATGTCATAGTGCTCGTGGACTCCGACGGGTACGTGCTTTCCGCAACGGGCGACCCAAGCGTGCTGGAGTCGGCGCGTGCCGTGAACTTCGTGCCCGGGGTGCGGTGGACGGAGAGGCTGGTCGGCACAACCGCCATAGGCATCGCTCTTGCGAGCGGGCGTCCCGCCCAGGTCGCTGGCGAGGAGCACTTCTGCCGGGCTCATCGTGCGTGGACGTGTTCGGCTGCGCCCATAAGAGACCCGGCGGGAGGCGTCTTGGGGGCGCTGAACGTCTCAGGGCTCGGGACGAGGCCGCACCGGCACACGCTCGGAATGGTTGTAGCCACGGCGAGAGCCATTGAAAACCAGCTCGGGGTCGAGAAAGCCCTTGCCGACCTGGCGCTTGCTTCAAAGTACCAGGCCGCGATAGTCGAGCATATTTCCGACGGTCTTCTCACGGTTGACGCTGAGGGCCGCGTCACCTACATGAACTCGGCCGGCGGTAGGATACTCGGGGTCGACCACAAGGCGGTGGTGGGGCAACACGTCAGCGATATCGTGGATTTCCGCCCGGTCATTCTCAATGTAATCAAGACCGGCGAGGGATACATAGATCGCGAGTTCGTCGTGAATAGCAAGCGCGGTGCCTTGCACTTCATAAAGTCGGCTGTCCCCATTCGCGACGAGCACGGGCGTCTCACCGGGGTTGTGGACGTGTTCCGCGAGATCCGCAGGGTGCGCCGGCTCGTCCACTACATGGTCGGAGCCTTCGCCAACTTCACGTTCGACGACATAATCGGGGACGCTCCCGCTATGCGCGAGGCCAAGCGGCTTGCGGAGACGGCGGCAAAGACCTCCTCGAACGTGCTCATCCTGGGGGAGAGCGGCACAGGTAAGGAAATGTTCGCTCAAGCCATCCACAACGCGAGCGCGGTGAAGGATGGCCCGTTCGTGGCGATCAACTGCGCGGCGATACCCCGCGAGCTTGTGGAGAGCGAGCTCTTCGGGTACGAGAAAGGCGCCTTCACGGGGGCAAGGGCATCGGGGCACCCGGGCAAGTTCGAGCTGGCCTCAGGAGGGACGATCCTCCTGGATGAGATAGGCGAGATGTCCCTCGACGTGCAAGCTAAGCTCCTTCGCGTGCTGCAGGAGCGGCGGATCACGCGGGTGGGCGGGGACGTGGTCCTGCCGGTTGACGCCCGGGTCGTGGCTGCGAGCAACAGGGATCTCGCCCACGACGTGGCGGAGGGCAACTTTAGGCAGGATCTCTACTATCGTCTAAACGTGTTCACCATCACCGTGCCCCCGCTCAGAGAGAGGAAAAGCGATATCCCCATCCTCGTCCGGCATTTCCTCGAGAAGGTCGGGCGTAAGCTGGGGAAGGAGTCTGTGAAGGTCACCCCGCAGGCAATGAACATCCTCGTGGGACACGATTGGCCCGGCAACGTGCGCGAGCTTGAGAACGTCGTTGAGAGGACGCTTGCCGTCATATCGGGCGATACATTGGACGTTGAGCATTTACCTGGTTACCTGCGGGAACGTCACGGCGCACCGCAAGGCGCGCCGGATCAAGCTTCCGCGACGGCGGCCCTGGAGGTGTGGTCGCTTGCAGAGGCCGAGCGTCGCGCCGTGGAGGCAGCTCTCGCAGCCTACGGCGGGAACGTGTCCCGCGCAGCAAAGGCCCTCGGCATCAGCAGGAACACCTTATACTGTAAAATGAGGAAGTTCGGCATTTCCACCGGCGATTTGCCGGGCGCGATCGGCGGCGAAGCCACGGGTGTCGTCATTTAG
- a CDS encoding alpha-ketoacid dehydrogenase subunit beta, with the protein MREITFSQATLEAMSEEMRRDPTVFVLGEDIARQGGIFGQFKGLPAEFGYERVLDTPISETAIVGAAVGAALTGMRPVADMHFADFVTCAMDEIANQAAKIHYMFGGQARLPLVVRAPDGVVKSAAAQHSQSLESWFVHVPGLKIVIPSTPYDAKGLLKAAIRDDNPVLYFEHKALFAMKGPVPEEEYIVPIGKADVKRPGKDVTCVTYSIMVHQALDAAKELARDGIETEVVDLRTLVPMDIDTVIESVKKTKKVVVAHEACRRGGAGAEIAATIAEAAFDYLDAPVVRVGTLDVPIPFSPPLEARVVPRKKEIVEAVRRIA; encoded by the coding sequence ATGAGGGAGATAACGTTTTCGCAGGCGACGCTTGAGGCCATGAGCGAGGAGATGAGGCGCGATCCTACTGTGTTCGTCCTCGGCGAGGACATAGCCCGGCAGGGCGGAATCTTCGGCCAGTTCAAGGGCCTCCCGGCTGAGTTCGGATACGAGAGGGTGCTCGACACACCGATATCGGAGACAGCGATAGTAGGAGCTGCTGTCGGCGCGGCCCTTACCGGCATGAGGCCCGTGGCCGACATGCACTTCGCGGACTTCGTGACGTGCGCCATGGACGAGATCGCGAACCAGGCGGCAAAGATCCACTACATGTTCGGCGGACAAGCCCGGCTTCCCCTCGTCGTGAGGGCACCGGACGGAGTGGTGAAATCTGCGGCGGCGCAGCACTCGCAGAGCCTGGAGTCATGGTTCGTGCATGTGCCGGGCCTCAAGATCGTTATCCCATCCACCCCATACGATGCGAAGGGGCTGCTCAAGGCCGCGATAAGGGACGACAACCCCGTGCTCTATTTCGAGCACAAGGCCCTCTTCGCCATGAAGGGCCCGGTGCCTGAAGAGGAGTACATCGTTCCGATAGGTAAGGCGGACGTCAAGAGGCCCGGAAAGGACGTAACGTGCGTCACGTATTCCATCATGGTCCACCAAGCTCTCGACGCCGCCAAGGAACTCGCGAGAGACGGGATCGAGACGGAAGTGGTCGACCTACGCACCCTCGTCCCAATGGACATCGATACCGTCATTGAGTCAGTGAAAAAGACCAAGAAGGTGGTGGTGGCTCACGAGGCTTGCCGTCGCGGCGGGGCCGGAGCGGAGATCGCTGCGACCATTGCGGAAGCGGCGTTCGATTACCTTGATGCGCCAGTTGTACGGGTTGGGACCCTCGACGTACCCATACCGTTCAGCCCGCCTCTGGAGGCGCGCGTGGTGCCTCGAAAGAAAGAGATAGTGGAAGCCGTGCGCAGGATCGCATAG